Proteins from one Alicyclobacillus vulcanalis genomic window:
- the ftsZ gene encoding cell division protein FtsZ — translation MLEFDFETDSLANIKVIGVGGGGCNAVNRMIESGVKGVEFIVVNTDAQALKLSKAETKLQIGEKLTRGLGAGANPEIGKKAAEESREMLANALKGADMVFVTAGMGGGTGTGAAPVIAEIAKELGALTVGVVTKPFRFEQRRRMIQAEQGVNELKQKVDTLIVIPNDRLLEIVDRNTPVLEAFREADNVLRQGVSGISDLIATPALINVDFADVKAIMTERGSALMGIGIASGENRAAEAAKKAISSPLLETSIDGARGILMHVAGGTNLSLWEVNEAADIVSMTADPDVNMIFGAAIDPNLEDEIVVTVIATGFDGSHQQQSPRQNHVHQDAHENVVRGTVQRHPSAQDPVLNVPNTGNPWEIPAFMRRQNSRFGRDR, via the coding sequence GTGCTGGAATTTGATTTCGAAACGGATTCCCTTGCCAATATTAAGGTGATCGGCGTCGGCGGCGGCGGGTGCAATGCGGTAAACCGGATGATCGAATCGGGCGTCAAGGGCGTGGAGTTCATCGTCGTCAACACGGATGCCCAGGCACTCAAGCTGTCGAAGGCCGAGACCAAGCTCCAGATTGGCGAAAAGCTGACCCGCGGACTGGGTGCGGGGGCAAATCCGGAGATTGGCAAGAAGGCCGCGGAGGAGAGCCGCGAGATGTTGGCCAACGCGCTGAAGGGCGCGGACATGGTGTTTGTCACCGCGGGCATGGGGGGCGGCACGGGAACGGGGGCGGCGCCCGTCATTGCCGAGATCGCCAAGGAACTCGGCGCGCTCACGGTGGGCGTCGTGACCAAGCCGTTCCGCTTCGAGCAGCGCCGGCGGATGATTCAAGCCGAGCAGGGCGTCAACGAGCTGAAGCAGAAGGTGGACACGCTCATCGTCATTCCAAACGATCGCCTGCTTGAGATCGTGGACCGAAACACGCCGGTGTTGGAGGCGTTCCGCGAAGCGGACAACGTGCTGCGCCAGGGTGTGTCGGGCATCTCCGACCTCATCGCGACGCCGGCCCTCATCAACGTGGACTTCGCGGATGTGAAGGCCATCATGACGGAGCGGGGCTCGGCGCTGATGGGCATCGGCATCGCCTCCGGCGAGAACCGCGCGGCCGAGGCCGCGAAAAAAGCCATCTCTTCGCCGCTCCTGGAGACGTCCATCGACGGTGCGCGGGGCATTCTGATGCACGTCGCCGGTGGCACGAATCTGAGCCTGTGGGAGGTCAACGAGGCCGCCGATATCGTGTCCATGACGGCAGACCCGGACGTCAACATGATTTTCGGCGCGGCGATTGACCCGAATTTGGAAGACGAGATTGTGGTGACGGTCATTGCCACGGGGTTTGACGGCAGCCATCAGCAGCAATCGCCACGGCAGAATCACGTGCATCAAGATGCGCATGAAAACGTCGTGCGCGGAACCGTGCAGCGCCATCCCTCGGCTCAGGATCCCGTGTTGAACGTGCCAAACACGGGAAATCCGTGGGAAATTCCGGCGTTCATGCGCCGTCAGAACAGCCGCTTCGGACGGGATCGATAA